The nucleotide sequence CAATATCGAGAACTTCTCCAACCAGCCCGACCTGGCGCTGACCCACTACCGTCGCGCACTCGACCTCTTTCACCGGGTTAACGATGATCGCGGCACCGCGCGCTGCCTCCACGGCCTGGGCTGGATTCTGGCCGGCCTGGGAGATATCTCTGCAGCCCGTCAGGCCTTTGTCGACGGCCATCACATCGCCGAGCGCTCCGGTGAGCTTCTGGAAGCGGCCTGGTGTACGCACGGCATCGCCGAGACGCATATCCGCACCTGGGACGCCAGGGGCCTGCCCTTCGCGCAGCGCGCCCATAAGCTCTTTGAAGCCGCCGGAAGCCGCAGCGGCCTGGCGCTGAGTCTGCGCACCCTGGGCGACTTCGCCCGCTACCACGGCGATCTGAGCCAGGCCCGCCAGCATTACCGCCAGGCCCGTCACCTGGCCCACTCCATCGGCCACGTGCTCGCCAGCCTGACCGATTCCCTCCTGGGATTTTGCGACCTGGAGGAAGGCAACTACGCCGAGGCCGAGCGCCGCTTTGCCGCCTTTGAGACCTCCCCGCAGAACCTGATGTTTCCGCTCTACCGCCCCATCGGCGCCATTGGCAGCCTGGTGGTCGCCGCCCGCCACGATGACCTCTGCGGCGTCGACACCCACCTCAACGCGCTCCAGACGACCCTGGACGCACGCACCCCGATGGCCCGCGACTTCTCCGTCTTCCTGGAGCAGGCCGCCGAGCTCCTGCTCAGCCGCCAGCGCGTGGAGCGCGCCGCACACGCCCTGGAGCTCTCCGCACTCTGCGTGGAACGCGTCGCCCCGGCGCGCGCCGAGGCGCTGCGCGCGCGCCGAAGCGAGCTCCTCGACTCAGCCCCCGCAGGGTAGCGCCACAAGGCCCAGCACCTCCTCCCCATCCTCAAGCTCTACGACGCGGCTTCCCTTGGCCGAGCGGCCCATCAGCGAAAACTCCGCCGCCGGCAAACGCCACACCCGACCGCTGCTCAAGATCAGCCCCAGATCTTCGCCCGGGTTGCACGCCACCACACCCACCACCCGATCCCCCGGGTTCAAGCGCAGCACCTGCATCCCCGCCCCGCCACGCCCCTGGGTGCGAAACTCCCCGAACTCCACACGCTTGCCCAGCCCCTCGGCGGTGACCACCGCCAGCTGCCGCACCCGCGTGCCCTCAAACGCGCTGATGACGGCGTCGTCCTCACCGCCCAACTTCATCAGGTTAACCCCCACGGCCTTTCGCCCCATCGAGCGCAGCTCGGAAGCCTCAAAATGAATGCCCTGCCCCTGAGCCGACGCACAAAAGATCGTCGCCCCTCTTCCGACCGCCATCACCGCCACAGCCTCATCCCCCTCATTGAGCAAAAACGCCTCACGCCCCGAGCGGTCCAGGCCCTCGCCCTTATCAAACTCCCCCCCATCACTGGCCTTGCCCTTACCCTGAGTCGTCACATGCACCACGCGCCCGGTCGCAATCTGGCGCCGCGGCACCAGAAAACGCGCCTGTTCCTCCCCCGATAACCTCAACACATCGCGAATCGTGCGCCCCTCCCCCCGGCGGTCCCACAGCGGAACCATCCGCGGGTCCACCCCGTAAAACCTCCCCTCATTGCTGAAGATATAGAGCGCATCGCCCTCCCCCACCCACGTCACATCCACCACCTCACCAATGCCCTCCGGGCTCTCGATGTACTCCGGCCCCTCCCCCACCTCCAGATCCGGCCCGTGCATCGCGTAGAGCATCCCCTGGCTCGTCTCCACATAAAGCGGATGCTCAAACGCCTCTCCCACCACCCGCTCCACCTGCGTGGGCTCGCTCTTTGCCCCGCGCCTTTTGCCCCCCACGGCCTCCACAAGCGCCGCCCAGAGCGCTCCCTCCACCTCCCCGAACACCTCCTGCGCCTGAGCCCTCACCTCCGCGGGCATCCCACGCTCTTCGTCCGCCGCTGCCTCTTTCGCGGCCTCCACCAACGCTTTGACCACCGCCTCTTTTTCAACCATCACAACCTCCCATTCAGACGTCACATGTTCACCCGCGACCCCATCCCTCGTAGGGCCGCCGCACGCGCAGCCTACTCGCGATTGCCCGAGGCTTCCAGACGGCACTCCCCCAACACGCAACCACCTTCCCCCGCACACCAAACTATCCGAGCGCAGCCAGGGCGACGTCCAGCAAGGAGGAAGCTGTAGCTTTAGCTACCGCGACGACGCAGCCAACTTCCCCGCACACCAAACAATCCGAGCGCAGCCAGGGCGACGCCCAGCAAGGAGCAAGGAGGAGCGTGTAGCAGCGCTACCGCGACGACGCAGCGACACCGCTGGCGTCGTCCTGGGGCGCTCGGCACCCGAGCGCATCCAGGGCGACGCCTGACAAGGAGCAAGGAGGAGCGTGTAGCAGCGCTACCGCGACGACGCAGCCAACTTCCCCGCACAATAAAAGCCCCGAGCGCAGCCAGGGCGACGCCCAGCAAGGAGCCAGGAGGAGCGTGTAGCAGCGCTACCGCGACGACGCAGCGACACCGCTGGCGTCGTCCTGGGGCGCTCGGCACCCGAGCGCAGCCAGGGCGACGCCTGACAAGGAGATAGGGATGAAGCTGTAGCAGCGCTACCGCGAATCCCTATCGACGCCGTCAGCGTCGTCCTGGCTGCGCTCGGCACCTTGACAGTTTTGGAGAGGAGCCCGTAACGTCCCCAACTTGAATCGCAGCGGGTCACTCTAGCGTGGCCTCTCTGACAGGGCGAATCCGCCCCGCACGAATGGAGCACAGGCACATGTCTGACGACACCAAAAGCAAAGATAAAAAGCCCAAAACATCCGACGACATGATGTCCGGAATCGGTGGCATCTTTGATGTCCCCGGTGGCACCAAGAAAAAGAAGAAAAAGAAAAAAGCTGCCGACACCTCGCCCTCTCCCGCCGCCGATGCTATCGGCGCGGCGATCGAGGAGGAGCTTGCCGCCGCCTCTCAAGGCGCGGAAGTCGACGACGACGATGACGTCGTGAGCGCTGCCGATGAGAGCAGCGAGGTCGAGGCCGCCGATGAGAGCAGCGAGTTTGAGAGCGCTGCCGATGAAAGCAGCGAAGTCGAAGTGGCTCCGGCGCCCAAAAAGGCGAAGAAGAAGGCCGAACCCAAAGCAGCCGAGCCCAAAAAGACGAAAAAGAAAGCCGCTCCCGCCGGCATCGAGGGCGTTTTCACCCCCTCGAAGTCCGACGATGACGACGACATCGACCTCTCCTCGACCTACCTCGATGATGACGACCTGGGCGACATTCCCGCGCCCAAAAACCCCATGACCAAAGTGCTCGTGGGTGTGGTCCTCGTGCTGGTGGTCGGCATGCTGGCGATGCTGCATCACTTCACCGGCTTTGGCGACGACTTCATGCTGCTGCTTCAGGGCAACTACCAGGAAGAGATGCTTCGTCGCGCCCAGCAAGCCGAAGAGGAGCACCTGGCCGCCCAGCTCGCCGCAATGCCTCGCTATGGCAACCTGACCATCACCGGCAACCCGGTGGGCGCCACCATCAAGCTCAACGGCCAGATCCAGTACGGACAGGTCGGCGGCGAAGACGGCCCCTGGCGTGCGCTGGAGCTGGGTCCGAGCACCGCCATCCAGAACCTCTCGGTGCGCGACACCCACCATATTGAAGTGACCGCCCCCGGCCACCAGCCCGCCACCATCACCCTGACCGAGGGCATGTGGCAGGACGGCGGCAACGGCGACTACCGCTTCAACTACAACGCCAACCTGGTGCCCATCGACGCCAAATACGGCCAGGAGTTCGCCCAGCGTATGGAGTCGGACCTGGACAACGACTTCTACGGCGAAGCCACCATCAACACCATCCCCTCCGGCGCGCAGATCCTGCTCAACAACACCATCGCCCTCAACAAAGATGGCGAAGAGCTGCGCACCCCGGTGACCTTTGGCACCTACTACGTCAAAGATGAGGAGAGCGGTGAGCTCAAAGAGATGCAGCTGCGCGTGGACACCCCGCCCGACCGCGGCGACCGCCTGGAGCTGGCCTTCCCGGACAACGACGAGCTGCCGAACTTCCTGACCTCGATCAACCGCCGCACCTGGGAGTGCAACTGGAAGGATGAAGCCGAGACTCGCCGTCTCCCCGACGACGCCAGCATCCAGCTGCAATGCGACTACACCTGGAAGCTCGAAAAAGACTTCAACGCCATCAACCGCTACATCGCCGATCGCGAAGCGGAGTTCCAGCGCATCCAGGCGCAGCAGGAAGAGGCGTTGAAGAAGGCCCAGGAGGCCGCCGCCGAAGCCGCCGGTCAGCAGGGCTAAGCCAGATATCATGCCACGACACGAACGTTGTACCCGGCTGGTGCGCATCGCGCATCCAGCCGGGCGTCGCCCTGTTTACGCCCGCTGCGATGGCGAGCACTTCGTCACCCTCGCCGGAGATGTCGCCGAGCTGCATCAGGCCATCCTGGAGGGCCGTCCCCTCTCGGAAGACGGCGCGCGCATCCGCAAAGATCGCGCCCAGCTGCTCGCCCCGGCCTGCCCCACCAAGGTGGTCTGCGTCGGGCTGAACTACCGGGCCCACGCCGAGGAGATGGGCAAAGCCATCCCTCAAGAACCCCTGATCTTTCTCAAGCCCTCCACCGCCGTCATCGGCCCCGATGAAGCCATTGAGCTCCCGGCTGCCTCCGAGGAGGTCCATCACGAGGGCGAGCTCGCGATGATCGTCGGCGAGCGCCTCAAAGGGGTGAGCGCCGAGGATGCGATGCGGGGGATCTTTGGGTTTACGTGCGCCACCGACGTGACCGCGCGCGACATCCAGCGCCGCGAGTCGCGCTACACCCGCGCCAAGGGATTTGACACCTTCGCCCCCCTGGGCCCGGCCGTCGCGCTCACCGCCGACTTTATCCCGGCCGAGCACACCCTGACCTGCCGCGTCGATGGCGAGGTGCGCCAGCAGACGCGTCTCAACGACTTTATCTTCGGGCTTCCCGAGGTCGTCGCCTTCATCTCCAGCGTGATGACGCTCCTGCCCGGCGACGTCATCCTCACCGGCACACCCGCCGGCGTCGGGCCCATCACCGAGGGCCAGAGCGTGGAGGTGACCATCGACGGCATCGGCACCCTTCATAACCCGGTACGCCGCGCCCCATAGCCCCACCGGGTAACCCGCTGCGCCGCGCTCTCGGCCGGGGCCTCTCCCCCCCGATCCACACGCCTCGACACACCCTGCCGGGATAGACGCCCCTGCCCCCCTGTGTTACCTTCCCGCGACGCTTGAGCGCGCTGCCCCCGGCGAGCCTCAACTCGCCATCCCGGGGCTTCCGGCGTGCTCCTCTGACGATCGCTGACCGCGCGCTCCTCGTCGCCTCGCCACACCCTGGCGAGCACCTCTTCGAGCGCCCTTGTTGGTTGTGACCCACCGACCCAGGCTAGACGTACCATGGCCCAAGATAACCAGACCCCTCAAGACGCCGCCCCCCAGGGCTCCGACTACAACGCCGAATCCATCCAGGTCCTCGAAGGACTGGAGGCGGTGCGCAAGCGCCCCGGCATGTACATCGGAGACACCGACGACGGCTCCGGCCTCCACCACATGGTCTACGAGGCCGTCGATAACTCCATCGACGAGGCCCTGGCCGGCTACTGCGATCAGGTCACCATCACCATCCACACCGACGAGTCCCTCTCCGTCGAAGATAACGGCCGCGGCATCCCGGTCGATATGCACAAAAAGCAGGGCCGCTCCGCTGCCGAAGTTATCATGACCGTGCTCCACGCCGGCGGGAAGTTCGACCAGAACTCCTACAAAGTCTCCGGCGGCCTCCACGGCGTCGGCGTCTCGGTGGTGAACGCCCTCTCCACATGGCTCACCCTGGAGATCCGCCGCAACGGAGAGATCTGGACCCAGACCTACGACCGCGGCGTCCCCCGCGAGCCCCTGCGCGCCATCGGAAAGGCCAAGACCACCGGCACCAAGATCACCTTCTTGCCCGACCCGGAGATCTTCCAGATCACCCGCTTCTCCTTCGACGTGCTCTCCCAGCGCCTGCGTGAGCTCTCCTACCTCAACAGCGGCGTGCGCATCGTGATCGTCGATGAGCGCGACAACAAACGCCACGACTTCAACTACGAAGGCGGGCTTAACTCCTTTGTTGCCGACCTCAACAAAAACAAAGCCCCCCTGCACGACGAGCCCATCTACATCACCAAAGAGCTCCCCGAGCAGGGCATCACCGTAGAAGTCTCCATGCAGTGGAACGACTCCTACAACGAAAACATCTTCTGCTACACCAACACCATCCGTAACCGCGACGGCGGCAGCCACCTCTCGGGCTTCCGCGGCGCGCTTACCCGCACGGTGAACCTCTACGGCGTCTCCAACGGCATGCTCAAAGAGTCCATCACCGGCGACGACATCCGCGAGGGCATCGCCGCGGTGCTCTCGGTGAAGATGCCCGACCCCAAATTCTCCAGCCAGACCAAAGACAAGCTCGTCTCCAACGAGATTAAGGGCGCGGTCGAGTCGGTGGTCAACGAACGCCTGTCGATCTTCCTCGAAGAGAACCCCTCGGTGGCCAAGGCCATCATCGAGAAAGCCATCGCCGCCTCACGCGCCCGCGAGGCCGCCCGTAAGGCCCGCGAGATCTCCCGCAAGAGCGCCCTCCAGATCTCCGCCCTCCCCGGCAAACTCGCAGACTGCCAGTCGCGTAAGCCCGAGGAAAGCGAGCTCTACATCGTCGAGGGTGATTCCGCCGGTGGCTCCGCCAAGCAGGGCCGAAACCGTAAGTTCCAGGCCATCCTCCCCCTGCGCGGTAAGATCCTCAACGTCGAGAAAGCACGCTTTGATCGCATGCTCTCCAACAATGAGATCTCCACGATCATCAGCGCCCTGGGCACCGGCATCGGCCAGGAGTATTTCGACATCGAGAAGCTGCGCTACCACAACATCGTCATCATGACGGACGCCGACGTCGACGGTAGCCACATCCGCACCCTGCTTTTGACCTTCTTCTACCGGCAGATGCCCGAGATCATCGCCCGGGGCTACCTCTACATCGCCCAGCCGCCGCTCTTCTCCATCAAGCGCGGCCGCACCATGGAGTACCTCAAGGACGAGCGTGAGCTCAACGATCGCCTCATCGAGAACGCCAAGAGTGCCCTGACCCTGCGCGGCGAAAACGGCAAAGAGCTCGCCGGCGACGAG is from Lujinxingia sediminis and encodes:
- a CDS encoding fumarylacetoacetate hydrolase family protein; the encoded protein is MPRHERCTRLVRIAHPAGRRPVYARCDGEHFVTLAGDVAELHQAILEGRPLSEDGARIRKDRAQLLAPACPTKVVCVGLNYRAHAEEMGKAIPQEPLIFLKPSTAVIGPDEAIELPAASEEVHHEGELAMIVGERLKGVSAEDAMRGIFGFTCATDVTARDIQRRESRYTRAKGFDTFAPLGPAVALTADFIPAEHTLTCRVDGEVRQQTRLNDFIFGLPEVVAFISSVMTLLPGDVILTGTPAGVGPITEGQSVEVTIDGIGTLHNPVRRAP
- the gyrB gene encoding DNA topoisomerase (ATP-hydrolyzing) subunit B, which codes for MAQDNQTPQDAAPQGSDYNAESIQVLEGLEAVRKRPGMYIGDTDDGSGLHHMVYEAVDNSIDEALAGYCDQVTITIHTDESLSVEDNGRGIPVDMHKKQGRSAAEVIMTVLHAGGKFDQNSYKVSGGLHGVGVSVVNALSTWLTLEIRRNGEIWTQTYDRGVPREPLRAIGKAKTTGTKITFLPDPEIFQITRFSFDVLSQRLRELSYLNSGVRIVIVDERDNKRHDFNYEGGLNSFVADLNKNKAPLHDEPIYITKELPEQGITVEVSMQWNDSYNENIFCYTNTIRNRDGGSHLSGFRGALTRTVNLYGVSNGMLKESITGDDIREGIAAVLSVKMPDPKFSSQTKDKLVSNEIKGAVESVVNERLSIFLEENPSVAKAIIEKAIAASRAREAARKAREISRKSALQISALPGKLADCQSRKPEESELYIVEGDSAGGSAKQGRNRKFQAILPLRGKILNVEKARFDRMLSNNEISTIISALGTGIGQEYFDIEKLRYHNIVIMTDADVDGSHIRTLLLTFFYRQMPEIIARGYLYIAQPPLFSIKRGRTMEYLKDERELNDRLIENAKSALTLRGENGKELAGDELATFIDDLLKYRSVLERVARNHDDRIVEEAVKADFTLDDLQDRERLTTRSQELLERLRQSYSTVPWRTPEILDDAELDDLFVAQWRSRVSGTSITSRLDRAFLSGVDYKELLRIRRAFESLGEHVVVDDGKETEPLTSIAQVLNRVLAAGRKGQSIQRYKGLGEMNPDQLWDTTMDPEARTMLQVRIEDAVEADALFTVLMGDQVEPRREFIETHALDVRNLDI
- a CDS encoding DNA gyrase C-terminal beta-propeller domain-containing protein encodes the protein MVEKEAVVKALVEAAKEAAADEERGMPAEVRAQAQEVFGEVEGALWAALVEAVGGKRRGAKSEPTQVERVVGEAFEHPLYVETSQGMLYAMHGPDLEVGEGPEYIESPEGIGEVVDVTWVGEGDALYIFSNEGRFYGVDPRMVPLWDRRGEGRTIRDVLRLSGEEQARFLVPRRQIATGRVVHVTTQGKGKASDGGEFDKGEGLDRSGREAFLLNEGDEAVAVMAVGRGATIFCASAQGQGIHFEASELRSMGRKAVGVNLMKLGGEDDAVISAFEGTRVRQLAVVTAEGLGKRVEFGEFRTQGRGGAGMQVLRLNPGDRVVGVVACNPGEDLGLILSSGRVWRLPAAEFSLMGRSAKGSRVVELEDGEEVLGLVALPCGG